GTATTTGGAATTTATAATTCAAACATGGCATCAATATTGACCATATACACCCTCGCTAAAAACTACGCAATTAACTGCGTACTTTTGCCAACTTGACTTATATATAAAAAATTATGGATAAACAATTTTACGTGCAGGGTACTGAGGAAGAAATGGAGTTTCTTCCCATGATACCTCTGAATGAAGACGATGCAGAAAATATCGATGAACAGACGATCTCGAGCGAATTACCCTTATTACCTTTAAGAAATACGGTGCTTTTTCCGGGTGTGGTTTTGCCTATTACTGTAGGCAGAGATAAAAGTATAAAAGCAGTAAATGATGCTTATAAGGCTGACAAATTGATAGGGGTTATAGCGCAAAAAGACAGTACTGTGGAAGAACCTACTGTCAGCGATCTGCAGGAAATCGGTACTATCGCCAAAATTGCCAAGCTTATAAAAATGCCCGATGGCGGTACTACTATCATTATCCAGGGAAGAAAACGTTTTAAGGTAGAAGAAATAACAACTGATGATCCTTATTTTAAAGCCAAGACAAAACTTTTAACAGAAGAGTTGATTAAAGATGATAAGGATTTTAATGCCATGGTGGGTAGCATTAAAGACCTGGCTGCTCAGATCATCAACCTCTCCCCTAACCTTCCGAATGAAGCTGCTATTATCTTAAAGAATATTGAGAACCCTTCTTTTTTAATTCACTTTGTAAGCAGCAATTTAAGCAGCGAAATAAAAGACAAACAACGCCTGCTGGAAATAAACGATGTAAAAGCACGAGCGGAATTGCTGATGAACCTGATGCAAACCGAATTGCAATACACCGAATTAAAAAATAAAGTAACCAATAAAACCCGGGCTGAATTAGATAAGCAACAACGTGAATATTTTCTGCAACAGCAAATGAAAGCTATCAAAGAAGAGTTGGGAGGCGATAATGTAGCTGAATTAAAAGAAATGCAGAAAAAAGCGGAAGCAAAAAAATGGACACCAGCTGCAAAAGAAATGTTTGCTAAAGGAATTGAGAAGCTCGAAAGAATGCATCCCAGCACGCCCGATTATTCTGTTGTTTATAATCATTTGGATCTAATGTTGGATCTACCATGGGCAGAATACACCGCTGATCAATACGATCTAAAGCGTGCTAAGAAGATATTGGATCACGATCATTACGGAATGAACAAAATAAAAGAACGGATATTGGAATATCTCGCTGTATTAAAATTAAAAGGTGATATGAAAAGCCCGATACTTTGTTTTGTAGGCCCTCCCGGTATTGGTAAAACAAGCCTTGGTAAAAGTATTGCCAATGCCATTGAAAGAAAATATGTAAGAGTAAGTTTAGGCGGCTTGCATGATGAAAGCGAGATACGTGGTCATCGTAAAACCTATATTGGCGCCATGCCAGGAAGAATTGTTCAATCTATCCGTAAAATAAAATCCAGTAATCCTGTAATGATATTGGATGAAATAGATAAGATCGGCGCTGATCATCGTGGTGATCCGTCTTCTGCCTTGTTAGAAGTATTAGATCCTGAACAAAACAATAATTTCTACGATAATTATTTAGAGCTGGAGTATGATCTAAGTAAAGTATTATTTATTGCAACCGCTAACAATCTTGCTAATATTCAACCGGCATTAAGAGATCGGTTAGAGATCATTGATCTAAGTGGTTATGCAGTGGAAGAAAAAATTGAGATCGCCAAGCAACATCTTATTCCAAAACAGCAGGATGCGCATGGCTTAAAAGATGTGCGTATTAAAATAAGTGACGCTGTTTTAGAAAAAACTATTGAAGATTATACAAGAGAAAGTGGCGTGCGTGATTTGGATAGACAATTAGCTTCCATCATGCGCAATCTTGCTAAACAATACGCCATTAAAGGAAAAATAAAACCAACGCTCTCCAAAGAGGATGTTGAAAAAATATTAGGCAAGCCCCGTTTTAGCAATGAAATTTATAAAACAGCCAACATGCCCGGCGTTGCTGTTGGTTTAGCCTGGACTTACGTAGGCGGAGATATTCTATTTATCGAAACGCAATTAAGCGATGGTAAAGGAGAATTAAAATTAACAGGCAACCTTGGCAACGTAATGAAGGAGAGCGCCACTACTGCTTATACCTGGCTGCAGGCAAACGCTAAAAAGCTATCCATCGATACTGAAGATTTTAATAAAAAGAATGTTCACATACATATTCCGGAAGGTGCTGTTCCTAAAGATGGTCCAAGCGCCGGCATTACTATGATGACCGCATTGGCAAGCGCTTTTACAGGCAGAAAAATAAAACCTTACTTAGCCATGACGGGTGAAATTACCTTACGCGGGCAAGTATTACCAGTTGGTGGCATTAAGGAAAAAGTACTGGCTGCCAAGCGTGCAGGCTTAAAAGAAATTATTATGTGCTGGCAGAATGAAAAAGATGTACATGAAATAAACAGCGAGTTCATTAAAGGCATTAAATTCTATTATGTAAAGACCATGCAGCAGGTTTTAGACATAGCCTTAACATAAATTTTTATTTGACCAAACAACCAATTAGTTGTAAATTTCGTTATATAAGAATCAACAGATCTTCTATGTTGGTTGTTTTAAGGGTTAAAAGAATCTCCCGGTTGTTCCGGGAGATTTTTTATTCCACCTAGCTGCTGTTTATGTGAATAAGTTAGTTGATCTACTTTCAACTGTAATTCATTAAATTTGAAATAGATGGCAGTAAGTAACCAATAACCCATTTCCTCACATTTAAACCCAGCGCACTTTGACAGAAGCTATCATTAACCTCGAAACCGTTAATCCCATAGAATTCTTTGGTGTAAACAACGGTAAACTGGACATTCTTAAAAAGAAATTTCCATTATTAAAGATCTTAAGTCGCGGCACACAGGTAAAGCTTAGCGGCTCTCCCGAACAAATCGTAGATGCAAAAGAAAAGATCGAGCTTATTGTGCAATACATTGAACGTAACGGGCACATGAGTGAGAATTATTTTGAGCAAATACTTGGCGGCGATGATCAACAGGTGGTTGACAATTTTGTTGACCGTAATCCGAACGAAGTATTGGTATTTGGTCCTAATGGTAAAACAGTAAGAGCACGTACCGCCAATCAAAAGAAAATGGTAGCAGCTGTAGACAAAAACGATATTGTTTTTGCTATTGGTCCTGCCGGTACCGGTAAAACCTATACAGCCGTTGCATTAGCTGTAAGAGCATTAAAAAATAAAACAGTTAAAAAGATCATTCTTACCCGCCCTGCGGTAGAAGCGGGTGAAAGCCTTGGTTTTTTACCCGGCGACTTAAAAGAAAAGATCGACCCGTATTTACGCCCGTTATACGATGCATTGGATGACATGATACCTGCAGATAAATTAGGCTATTACATGACCACGAGAACAATTGAAGTGGCTCCTTTAGCTTACATGCGTGGACGTACATTGGATAATGCTTTTATTATTTTGGATGAAGCACAGAATACAAACGATGGACAATTAAAAATGTTCCTCACCCGTATTGGTGCGAATGCAAAAGCTATTATCACCGGCGATCCTACACAGGTTGACTTACCTAAAAATCAACGCAGCGGTATTGAAAAAGCCTTGCGTATTTTAAAAAATGTAGACGGCATTTCTCATATCGAGCTGGATGAAGAAGACGTAGTACGTCATAAATTGGTTAAAGCGATTATTAAAGCGTACGATAAAGAAAAAGAGCGGGAAGATAATATTCAGCCTCATCGTTGATAATAATTTGTAATTAATTTTAAAAGCAGCCTTACAAGCTGCTTTTTTATTTTTATGAGCCGAATAGTTGTTCTTTATTCAACTTCGTTGTGTCACTCACTTGTACTTTTTATTCTTTATTAAGCTATTAACCAGCATTTATTTATTGCAAGTGATTTCTCTATATTTGATAAAAATGCGATTAATGAAAATCACTTTTTTCCTTGTCTTAATTCTTATGTCTTCAAGCATAAAATCCCAGGTGATTTTGATAAAAAACCATGTATATGTAGAAGAAAAACAAGCCGATTCAATTAATATTAAGTTAGATAGCATTTTAATTTTAAGCGTTGGACCTTCTACCACAAGGATTGTTCTAAACGATTTAAATGATTATTTATCTAAAAAATTGAGTAAGAAAAAAATCTTCACCTCTTATGCTTATTTGGGAAGAAATATTACGGATGCGAAAAAGGAATTTAAATTATTAAATACAGACGGATACAAAGCCATCTTACTTTTTTTACCTAAAGATTCTGCTTTTTTCGAAGTAACACATTCTTATTCTAACAGAGATAGAGAACCGGTTGTTTGGACCAGAACCGAAAATTTATATTATGAGCAGGCATTTGATTTTAGGTTTTATAAAGCTGGGCAAAATCCTGAAAAATTCTGGAATGCCCTTGTGGAAATTGATGGCGACCCAAGTGATAACTTTGCCACAAAGAAAATAGGCAATAAATTGATCTCTCTTTTTACAAAACATAAATACATACAATAGTATTATTCAAATTGTAATTATGAACACCGTTAGCTATTTCGAAATTCAATCATCAAACCCGACAAGAGAAATTGAATTTTATACAACAGTCTTTGATTGGAAGTTTATTAAAGAAGAATTTGTGCCAATAGAATATTATCGCATTGAAACAAACGGCATGAACGGCGGTCTTTTAAAGCGACCTGCCCCACTACCACCAACTCAATGTGGCACCAACGCCTTTACCTGCTCTATAATGGTCAATAGCTTTGATAAAACGGCAGCAAAGATCATAGCGAATGGCGGCAAAGTAGCCTTACCGAAATTTGCTATCCCTAAAAGATGCTGGCAGGGATATTTTTTAGACGCTGATAATAACGTGTTTGGGATCTTTGAAGTGAATGAAAATGCAGAATAATTATACACTATAAAACTTATAAAAGACATTAAGCGAATAATAAAATATGCAAGTATTTAAAACCAAAGCTTTACTTATTCTCCTTTTGTTCGTTTTTCTTTTTTCTGCATGCAGGAAAAAGAAAAGGAGCGATAGAACAAAATTCTTTCCTGAAGCTGAATTAAAGCCTACAATTATTCCTAAAAAAGAAAATCTCTGGGTTTTTATTATGGCAGGTCAATCAAATATGGCAGGACGTGGTTTTGTTGAACCTCAAGACACACTGCCTGATAACAGGATCTTTACAATAAATAAAAATGGCGATTTGATCATTGCCAAGGAACCACTTCATTTTTATGAGCCATCTCAAACAGGATTAGACTGCGGCTTATCTTTCGGAAAAGAGTTGAAAAAACACATTTCCGATAGTATTTCAATATTGCTTATTCCAACAGCAGTAGGCAGAAGTTCAATCACACAATGGATCAACGATTCAACGTTCAGGAATGTTACGCTGTTGTCAAACTTTAAACAAAAAGTAAAGATTGCTCAAAATTATGGACTCATCAAAGGTATTCTTTGGGATCAAGGAGAAACAGATGCTGAATCATTAAGTGATATTGATTTATATAAAGACAGGCTTAAGACACTGTTTATTAAATTCAGAAATGAAATTGGTAATAACTCTACTCCTGTACTTATTGGTCAATTAGGATCTTTTTCAACCAACATCACCAACTATCAAAAACTTAATGAGCAGATCGATAAATATGTATCTTCAGATAGTAATGCATCGATCATCACTACAAAAGACTTAATAGATAGAGGGGATAAAATTCATTTTAATTCCTCATCGCAAAGAATATTGGGGCAAAGATTTGCCGATAAGTTTATGGATAAATATATTGGGCGTTAAATTAGTAGAATGTATTTGTGTTAATGCATTGATAACATTACAAGTATAACGCAATATTGAGTAATTTAGCAATCCAAATAACTACAGTGAAAAAATATATAATACCATTCTTTGCTGCATTGTTCATTCTTTCGTGCAGCAGCAAAAAAGAAAGACCCACTACCGCATTAGACACGGGACGTGCTTTTATAAG
The Ferruginibacter albus DNA segment above includes these coding regions:
- the lon gene encoding endopeptidase La; this encodes MDKQFYVQGTEEEMEFLPMIPLNEDDAENIDEQTISSELPLLPLRNTVLFPGVVLPITVGRDKSIKAVNDAYKADKLIGVIAQKDSTVEEPTVSDLQEIGTIAKIAKLIKMPDGGTTIIIQGRKRFKVEEITTDDPYFKAKTKLLTEELIKDDKDFNAMVGSIKDLAAQIINLSPNLPNEAAIILKNIENPSFLIHFVSSNLSSEIKDKQRLLEINDVKARAELLMNLMQTELQYTELKNKVTNKTRAELDKQQREYFLQQQMKAIKEELGGDNVAELKEMQKKAEAKKWTPAAKEMFAKGIEKLERMHPSTPDYSVVYNHLDLMLDLPWAEYTADQYDLKRAKKILDHDHYGMNKIKERILEYLAVLKLKGDMKSPILCFVGPPGIGKTSLGKSIANAIERKYVRVSLGGLHDESEIRGHRKTYIGAMPGRIVQSIRKIKSSNPVMILDEIDKIGADHRGDPSSALLEVLDPEQNNNFYDNYLELEYDLSKVLFIATANNLANIQPALRDRLEIIDLSGYAVEEKIEIAKQHLIPKQQDAHGLKDVRIKISDAVLEKTIEDYTRESGVRDLDRQLASIMRNLAKQYAIKGKIKPTLSKEDVEKILGKPRFSNEIYKTANMPGVAVGLAWTYVGGDILFIETQLSDGKGELKLTGNLGNVMKESATTAYTWLQANAKKLSIDTEDFNKKNVHIHIPEGAVPKDGPSAGITMMTALASAFTGRKIKPYLAMTGEITLRGQVLPVGGIKEKVLAAKRAGLKEIIMCWQNEKDVHEINSEFIKGIKFYYVKTMQQVLDIALT
- a CDS encoding PhoH family protein, giving the protein MTEAIINLETVNPIEFFGVNNGKLDILKKKFPLLKILSRGTQVKLSGSPEQIVDAKEKIELIVQYIERNGHMSENYFEQILGGDDQQVVDNFVDRNPNEVLVFGPNGKTVRARTANQKKMVAAVDKNDIVFAIGPAGTGKTYTAVALAVRALKNKTVKKIILTRPAVEAGESLGFLPGDLKEKIDPYLRPLYDALDDMIPADKLGYYMTTRTIEVAPLAYMRGRTLDNAFIILDEAQNTNDGQLKMFLTRIGANAKAIITGDPTQVDLPKNQRSGIEKALRILKNVDGISHIELDEEDVVRHKLVKAIIKAYDKEKEREDNIQPHR
- a CDS encoding VOC family protein — translated: MNTVSYFEIQSSNPTREIEFYTTVFDWKFIKEEFVPIEYYRIETNGMNGGLLKRPAPLPPTQCGTNAFTCSIMVNSFDKTAAKIIANGGKVALPKFAIPKRCWQGYFLDADNNVFGIFEVNENAE
- a CDS encoding sialate O-acetylesterase — encoded protein: MQVFKTKALLILLLFVFLFSACRKKKRSDRTKFFPEAELKPTIIPKKENLWVFIMAGQSNMAGRGFVEPQDTLPDNRIFTINKNGDLIIAKEPLHFYEPSQTGLDCGLSFGKELKKHISDSISILLIPTAVGRSSITQWINDSTFRNVTLLSNFKQKVKIAQNYGLIKGILWDQGETDAESLSDIDLYKDRLKTLFIKFRNEIGNNSTPVLIGQLGSFSTNITNYQKLNEQIDKYVSSDSNASIITTKDLIDRGDKIHFNSSSQRILGQRFADKFMDKYIGR